Proteins co-encoded in one Euleptes europaea isolate rEulEur1 chromosome 1, rEulEur1.hap1, whole genome shotgun sequence genomic window:
- the ATOX1 gene encoding copper transport protein ATOX1, which translates to MLKHEFFVDMTCEGCSNAVTRVLNKLGAVQFDIDLPNKKVTIESEHSTDTLLETLKKTGKNTSYLGEK; encoded by the exons AAACACGAGTTTTTTGTAGACATGACCTGTGAAGGATGCTCCAATGCTGTCACCCGTGTTCTCAACAAGCTGGGAG CTGTACAGTTTGATATTGATCTACCCAACAAGAAAGTGACTATAGAATCAGAACACAGCACTGATACCTTGTTGGAAACACTgaagaaaactgggaaaaatACCTCCTACCTTGGAGAaaagtaa